Proteins encoded within one genomic window of Onychostoma macrolepis isolate SWU-2019 chromosome 11, ASM1243209v1, whole genome shotgun sequence:
- the gpr25 gene encoding probable G-protein coupled receptor 25, which translates to MASSTEMALSDVTVSSTSDDYTHFLSMNSTDDYFYIPVESDSVLPLSSIYIPVLYFIMFLTGFLGNLFVIVVIGRRRKKNGRLVDTFVINLALADLVFVFTLPLWAISDSFGEWHFGEAMCKISSFIIAVNRFSNIFFLTCMSVDRYLAVVRLMDSQFLRSSNCAQITCGVVWIISFFLGIPSLVYRRLSDDMLCSEDSKSSFVQGMNLLTIFLTFLLPVLILCLCYGSILVNLRRHCHTAANSRAEARRRHSLKIVFAIIAAFLISWLPFNFFKTMQVILLMSTGDLSGETKVVIVNGLMLSCCLAFLNSCVNPAIYFFLDQHFRHRASMLCLSCLGQGDQSYISSNSLSNGTSETYSGNTGTSTRGRLFSLSLKE; encoded by the coding sequence ATGGCAAGCAGCACAGAGATGGCACTCTCTGATGTTACAGTGAGCTCCACAAGCGATGACTATACTCATTTTCTTTCAATGAATTCCACAGATGACTACTTCTACATTCCTGTCGAGAGTGATTCAGTACTGCCCCTGTCCAGTATCTACATTCCTGTGCTGTACTTCATCATGTTCCTCACTGGCTTCTTGGGGAACCTGTTCGTCATTGTGGTCATCGGCAGGCGGCGTAAGAAAAACGGACGTCTTGTGGACACCTTCGTGATAAACCTGGCATTGGCCGACCTTGTGTTTGTCTTCACATTGCCACTGTGGGCGATTTCGGACAGTTTTGGTGAGTGGCACTTCGGTGAGGCCATGTGCAAGATCAGCAGCTTCATCATTGCGGTCAACCGATTTTCCAATATCTTCTTCCTCACCTGCATGAGTGTAGACCGATACCTGGCTGTGGTGCGTCTGATGGACTCTCAGTTTCTGCGAAGCAGCAACTGTGCGCAGATCACCTGTGGCGTCGTGTGGATCATTTCTTTCTTCCTGGGAATCCCATCATTGGTGTACCGTCGACTGTCAGATGATATGTTGTGTTCGGAGGATTCGAAATCCTCTTTTGTCCAAGGAATGAATCTCCTGACCATATTTCTAACCTTCCTGCTCCCTGTACTGATTCTCTGCCTCTGTTATGGGTCAATTTTGGTTAACCTGCGGCGTCACTGTCATACTGCCGCAAACTCACGTGCAGAAGCCAGGCGCCGACATTCGCTGAAGATTGTGTTTGCCATAATTGCGGCTTTTCTGATCTCTTGGCTACCTTTCAATTTTTTCAAGACCATGCAGGTCATCTTACTGATGAGCACGGGAGATCTTAGCGGGGAAACAAAGGTGGTCATAGTTAATGGACTCATGCTGTCCTGCTGCCTGGCATTTCTCAACAGTTGTGTAAATCCAGCCATCTACTTCTTTTTGGATCAGCATTTCAGGCACAGAGCTTCGATGCTGTGTTTGAGCTGCCTGGGTCAGGGAGACCAAAGCTACATTTCCTCAAATTCTCTCTCTAATGGCACATCTGAGACTTATTCTGGAAATACCGGTACATCAACCCGCGGGCggcttttctctctttctctgaagGAGTGA